A region of the bacterium genome:
TGTTCATCATCGCGTTCATGGAGTCGAGTTTCTTTCCCGTGCCACCTGATGTGCTGCTCATCGCCCTTGCGGTGTCCATGCCGAAACGATCGATGCGCTTCGCGGCGATCACGACGCTGGGATCCGTCCTGGGCGGTATGTTCGGATATTATATCGGCTGGGAATTGATGGAAGTGGTCGGACGGCCGATTATCGATTTCTACAACGCGCAGGCATACTGGCTGCGTGTGGAGGAAGCGTATCGGGGTCCCATCGGCGTCTGGTTCCTCGTCGGCGCGGCGTTCACCCCCATTCCCTACAAGGTCGCGACCATTGCGGCAGGAGCCACGCTCATGCCCTTTGGATCCTTCCTCATCGCTTCGGCACTGGGACGCGCAGCGCGCTTTTTCCTGGTCGCCGGACTGATCTGGAAATTCGGTCCCACCTTCAAAGTCTACATCGAAAAGTATTTCGACAAGCTGGCCATCGCCTTTGTCGCCCTGCTCATTCTCGGCTTCGTGGCTGTGAAATACATATTCTGACGGCGGATGCCAGGAAGCATCCATTGCAACCGCAACGATATCGCAATACGAAAAAGCCCCGATCCACTGAAGGACCGGGGCTTTTTCACATTCTTTAATGACCTTGCAGCAGGGTCAGTTCTTGTTGTTGTCGCTGCTGCTCATCTTGTGGGCCATCTTGCAGTCTTCACTGCACTTGTCGCCGCACTCGTGATTGCTGGCCATCTTCGCATGCTTTGCCTTGTCGGCGCAGCAGCCGTCACCGGACTTGTTGCTGGCTTTCATGACCTTCGTCGACTTGTCGCCACAGCTCGCCTTGGCTTCGCCTGCACAGGAGGCTTTGGCCTTGCTGGCATGAGCCTTGGTGCTGCTGCAGCACTCAGACTTTGCCTTGTCGGCGCACGCCGATTTGGGCTTCTCCTGTGCGTTCGCGACGTACATCGTCATCGAAAGCGCAAATACGGTAACAAAACTCAGAATTCTCTTCATGGGAACTCCTGTATATGGTGAATAGTGGTGTGACTATTTGGATAAACTTTAGATAAAATATAGAAGTCATCGCATCGATTTCCAAGGGAAATCGAAGTGCCTATCAGAAAGCGAACATTTCTCAGACAGTCTGGAAAACTGGTGATACGGGCAGTTGTCCGAGGCTCAGGGATTGCTGCGAAGGACACGGACACATTCGAAGCACAGGATGCCCGTGGCGACAGCGACATTGAGCGACTGCTTCACGCCGAACATAGGAATTTCCAGCGCAATATCACAATGCTCAAGTGCCTCATCGGATATCCCCGTGATTTCATTGCCGACGACAACGGCGAGCGGGAATTGGTCCGCCTGCAGGTCGAAGCAGGAGAGACTCCCGGTGGTATGTTCCAGGGCCGCGATGCGATATCCCTCGGCATGGAGATGTTCAAGCACTTCCGTGATATCGTATACATGCTGCCATGGAACTGATTCCGTGGCGGAAAGTGCGGTTTTGGATATTTCCTTCCGTGGCGGAAAGGGCGTGAACCCGCAGAGGTACAGTTTCTCCACGAGTGCGCCATCGCAGCTGCGAAAAATTGATCCCACGTTATAGAGGCTGCGCACATTGTCGACCACTACGACGAGTGGATGCCGGGGCTTGCCGGAAATATCCTCGAGCGCAGTGCGTGAAATTTCTTCATGCCGCAGCTTTCGTATTGCCATGCTCAGTCCTTCCCTTTTTGCCAGATGAGCAGGCGTTCCTTTCCAAGCCGGGGTTTGACGGAGGTCCCGGGTGTGCTTTCATGCGCGAGCGAAAAGCGGGAAGCGGCTTCGCGCTTGAATTCTTCCACATCAATGCTGAATGGGGGGCCACCAGGACGGCCATCAACCGGGAAAAGCAGGGCCATGAGAATGCCACCGGGACGCAAAACGGCATGCGAGAATTCGAGGAACTCCTGCCGGCGCGCGGGATCAATGGCGCAGACACAGGTGTATTCGACGATGAGATCGTACGACGCTGCATGTGTGTGCGCAAGAGAGAACATGTCTTCCTGCAGTACTGTCACGGGGAGTCCGGCATGCCGCGCTTCCGCACGCAGCCATTCGAGCGGTTCCGCAGCAAAATCCACCGCGGTGACTTCCCACCCTCTCCCGGCGAAAAGCAGTGCATCATATCCCCTTCCGCTGCAGGGAATCAGCACACGCGGAGGATGGCCCAGCTGCGCGAAATGCAGTGCGCCGAGAGAACGGAAATCCATATCCAGACGTGTAAGCAAATCCGCAAAGACAGGGGTCGGTGTTCCCATGTCCCATCCGTCACGCTCCTCCCTGTAGGCGGCGTCCCAGTATCCCGGCGCGTTGATATCACCCATCACTGCGATGCCACTCCTTCCGGGGCGTATAGGATCTGCTGAGCGCCTTTTTTTCTGCCTGCCGCCGCCGCGCCAGATCGATCAGACGCTCCACAAGGGTTTCATAGGGGATGCCGCTGGCCGCGAATAATTTCGGGTACATGCTGATCGACGTGAACCCCGGTATGGTGTTGATCTCGTTGATATAGAGATCGCCGGTATCACGTGAGAGCAGGAAATCGACACGTGCCATTCCCTCGCAGTCGAGCGCTTTGTAGGCATCGACCGCAAGACGACGCACCGTGTCGGCCACACCTTCCGGCAGCAGGGCCGGAATGTGCAGTGCGGAAGCGCCGTCGACATATTTGGCGTCGTAGTCATAGAATTCGTTGCTCGGTACGACTTCACCCGGGATACTGGCGACAGGGTCATCGTTGCCGAGCACCGCCACTTCAATTTCCCGTGCGCCCGGGACGGCTTTTTCGGCGAGTACTTTGCGATCAAAGCGCGCAGCAAGTTTCAGGGAGGCGACGAGAGCCCCGTGATCCCTGGCCAGGCTGATACCCACGCTGGAACCGAGGTTGGGAGGCTTGACGAAGACCGGGAGTCCGATACGCGCAGTGATATCCTTCGCCACTTCCTCCACGCCGGCCGTTATCTCATGCGAGCGGTAATGCACGAAGGGGACGATGGGAATACCCATGGCCTCATGCAGGCGCTTCTGCAGCACCTTGTCCATCGCCACGGCTGAAGCGGTGACACCCGCGCCGACATACGGGATTTCCGTAAGCTCGAACAGGCCCTGCATCGTGCCGTCCTCTCCGTTGCTGCCGTGAAGAACCGGGAAAAGCACATCGATGGGCTGTTCTACCCACGCGCCATCTTCCTCTACGAGAAGCACGCCACGGCCGGGCTCCGGAGGGAGCATGCAGCGCGGTGGCTGCACATCAGCGCCTTTCAGGAATGCCATGGCATCACTGCCGCAGTACCACCTGCCGTCCTTCCCCACTCCCACCGGAAGTACAGTATACCGGTCAGGTTGCAGGGCCTGCATGACAGATGTGGCGGATACGAGGGAAACTTCATGCTCCCCGGAGCGTCCCCCGAAGAGAACAGCGACAGTAATCTTATCCATGATGCTTCACAGGCGATTGAAACGGTGTCGCAAAAACATACGGCGCAGTGACTGTTTTTGCAACGTGGGAACCTCGCGTTGTTTTTCGCGGTATGTGATGCTAATTTGATTTGATGCAGCGCGCACTATATATCGTCCTCTTCATGCTCTGCTTTCTCCCTGCTCTCCTGCACGCGCAGGATGAAGGAGAGCCGTCAACCGACAGCCTCCACACGCCGGAAGCGCTCGAAATTGAGGCATCCCGCGTCGTTGATGTGGAGGACAGTGCCGATACAAAATCCCCGATGGGTGCCGTGCTGCGTTCTGCTCTCGTCCCGGGTTGGGGACAGTTTTACAATGAGTCCTACTGGAAAGTCCCCATCGTCCTTGGCGTCAGCGGTTTTCTCATCTACGGCATCATTTCCGAGCATCAGAACTTCGTGGATTACGCCGACCAGTACGACGCTACCGTCACCGAGGACAATCCCTCCGGCGATCTGCGACTGAAACGGTACAGGGAGTTCTACCGCGACAACCGCGACAGCTACGGATGGTGGCTGCTGGTGACCTATCTCCTCCAACTCGCCGATGCCTACGTCGACGCCTCGCTCTTCGCGTTTGACGTCTCCCCCGAATCATCCCTCACCCTCCTCCCCCGGCCCGGCGGAGTGGGTGTGCAGCTGAGATTTTAAAGAGGAACGCAGATTCTCACAGATTTTTCGCAGATTTTCGCGGAGTTGTTTTATCATATTTCACTCTGCGAGAATCTGCGCATATTCTGCGAAAATCTGCGTTCCTCTTAATTTATTACACGTCGTAGTAAAGCGAGAACTCGTACGGATGCGGGCGGAGGGCCAGCTGTTTGGCTTCGCGGTTCATTTTGTAGTCGATCCAGGTTTCCACGACGCTTTCGGTGAAGACGCCGCCGCGGAGCAGGAAGTCGTGATCGCGCTCGAGGGCCATGAGAGCTTCCTCGAGGGTGGCAGGGGTGTTGGCTACGTTCTTCAGCTCTTCGGGCTTCATATCGTAAATATCCTTGTCCAACGGATCACCCGGGTCGATGCGGTTGGTGATGCCGTCGAGTCCCGCCATGAGCAGCGCGCTGAATGCGAGGTAGGGATTGGTGGAAGGATCCGGGGTACGGAATTCCACCCGCTTGCTCTTGGGCGAGGAGGAGTACATCGGAATGCGCACCGAGGCGCTGCGGTTACGCTGTGAATAGGCCAGGTTGACCGGGGCTTCAAAGCCCGGGACGAGGCGCTTGTAGCTGTTGGTGGTGGGATTGGTGATGGCGCACAGAGCGGGAGCATGCTTGAGCAGTCCCCCGATAAAGTACAGTGCCATTTCACTGAGTCCGGCATAGCGATCTCCGTAAAACAGCGGCTTTCCTTCCTTCCACAGGCTCATGTGCACATGCATGCCGGATCCGTTGTCGGCGAACACGGGCTTGGGCATGAAGGTGACAGAACGGCCATTGCGATACGCCACATTCTTGATGATGTATTTGAACAGCAGGAGTTCGTCGGATGCCTTGACCAGCGGCGCGAAACGCAGATCGATTTCGGACTGTCCACCCGACGCCACCTCGTGATGCTGCGTCTCCACGTGCAGACCACAGTTCATCAGCTCACGCACCATCTCGTTGCGCAGGTCGTTGAAATGGTCGGTCGGCGGCACGGGGAAATAGCCTTCCTTGTAGCGCGGCTTGTAACCGAGGTTGGGACCTTCGTCGCGCCCCGAATTCCAACGTCCTTCAACCGAGTCGACTTCATAAAACGAGTGGTTTTCCCCGCTGCTGAAGCGGACATCGTCGAAAATGAAGAATTCGGCTTCAGGACCGAAGAACGCTGCATCGGCAATACCGGTGGAAATCAGGTACTGTTCGGCTTTCTGCGCGATATTCCGTGGACAACGCTCGTACTTCTCATGCGTCAGCGGCTCGTAAATGTCACAGATGAGACTGACGGTAGGCTCCTTGATGAAGGGATCGATCATTGCCGTCGCGGGATCCGGAATGATGACCATGTCGCTCTCGTGAATGCTCTTGAAACCACGGAGACTGGAACCATCGAAGCCGAAGCCTTCCTCGAACGAGTCCTCTTCCAGCTGATGCACCGGTACGGAGAAATGCTGCCACTGTCCGGGAAAATCCATGAATTTGAAATCGACCATGGTCACACCCTGTGCCTTGATCATTTCGAAAACGCTGCCGATGGCTTCCTTGCGCGTGTCGCTCATGCTGCCTGTTCCTTTATGGTTGTGTTGATGAATCAATAACGGATAAGTTCAACGTCTCTTTGCGAGTGGAGAGCACCACGCTCGTACGCGTGCGCTGCACTTCTTTCCAGGATTGTATGCGTGATAATACCTGCTCGAGCGTGGAGGTATTGGTCGTGCGGATTTTCAATAGATGCGTCCCTTCCCCGGTGATCGCATGACACTCGAGAATCTCGACATCCTCGTCGACATGTTTCAGGAAATTCTCGTAATGCCGCGAGGTATCAACATGCACCTGCACGAACGCCGTCACATCCTTGTCGAATTTGACGGGATCCAGCAATGCCGTATACCCGGTGATAAACCCCCGCTCTTCCAGCTTCCGCAACCGATCACTCGCAGCAGGAAGCGACAAATCCACAAGTTCCGCCAGATCACTCCGCCGTACACGACCATTTTTCTGTACGGCTTCAATGATTTTCCGATCTGTTTCGTCGAGCATTGACCTTAATAACTAATGATTATTGCCAAATATACATTAATTATTAAGGCATAGCAAGAAGAGGAACGCAGATTATCACAGATTTAACGCAGATTTTCGCAGAGGGCCTCCATAAATTCCTTAGTCAGCGAGAATCTGCTGGTACTTTGCGAAAATCTGCGTTACTCTTTCTTCCTCAGTAATTGCCACAGTGCTATCCCCACCATGGCATAGAAACACAGACTCATGAGTGTGCCGCTGAGGGCGATGAGGATACTCCATGAGGGGTGGTGATAGCGGAGAAGCCACATCCCGCCGAAGGTGAGCACGAGACTGACGAAGGGTTCAATGATGAGGGTTTTGTGCAGCCAGGCAGGGAGACCGGTGGTAAGGAGGAATATGCCGCCGACGGCGAGGAAAAGCAGGCTGAGGCTGAGGATGTGCGTATGCGTCAGCGTCAGGAGTTCGGCGGGGGATTTTTCGTATAGCAGCTCATGGTCAGGAGGCAGTGTCATGGGATCGAGTCCTGCTCCTTCCGTCCCGAGATAGCGCTCCTCGATTCCTCCCGTGTGGAGTCCGGTACTGTGATCTACGAAGAAGACACCGAGCGTGTAGCCGATCGCGGCAGTCAAGAGGAAAGCGGACAACAGGAGACGCAGGGAACGCGGAAGGTCACCGAGCCGGGGAAGCTGCATCACAGGCGTTTCTCCTTTAGAAGATAGTGCATGTACGTAGCACAGGCATGCGCACCGCGGGTGAGCGCACGAGAACTGATGGTTGCCCCGCTGATATTGCGAATATCCTTTCCGACGGTGAGCGCATCGTCATGCGATTTTTTCTCGAACTGCTTGAGGAATAGCGGTGACTGCACCTCGCCGCCATGGGATTCACGGTAGGTAAGAATCTCCATCATGCGTATGCTGCCGTCCATGCCGAATGCAACGAGATAGGTAATGGGACGCGCCTTCCCCTTCACATTGTCCACCATCATAACGCCCACTGTCTGGCCGTTCTGCTGCACACGCCAGACCGCGATTTTTGTCCATGCATGACGTCCGCCATTGAATTTACTCAGAGCTGCTGTTTCAAGGGACGAAAGCTCCTGCCCGGAGCGTTCGAGCTGTACATCATCCCCATATGCAGAAACTGCATATTCCGTGAGATCCTCGCGGGACTGCCCGATGGCAGTCCCTGTGAGGAGAAGCAAACAGATAAGGACATCAGAAAAACGCATATCCAATCCCTGCGTTGAATTGTCCACGTGCGTCAAGATCGCGCGCATCGTCGAACAACTGATAATCCATCTTCACCGCGACTTCCGGCGAGGGCAGCCAGGTGAGTCCGACAGTCACATCATTCCTGTCATAGATGTCCATCGCCTCAAATCCGGTGGTCTCCGCCTGCGTATTGTACATTTCGTAACGACCGAAGACGAAGAGCTGCTGTTCACTGTCCGCAATATGAGGCAGGAAATTATATGCAGCTTCTGCATACCACCCGTTGATCTGATCGCCGATGGCCGATTCCGTGGCCGCGTTGATCATATCGGCATCCGCGATGGAGATGAATGCGGCTTCCCCGCGCAGGCGCAGGTTTCCGACGGCATAGCGCACATCGCCCGCGAACAGAGTGACTGCGGCGTCACCGAATGCGGCATTTCCCATATCCGCGCCGCCGGCAAAGAAGGAACCGCCCAGCGACAGTCCCAGCAGCGGCATGTACTCGACACGTCCCGTCACCGCCATATTGCGCGTCGACGACTCAATGCCCTGCTGTCGACCTCCGCGCAATCCCCCGCCGGCGGAAAAACCCGTCGCCTTGAGACTGCTCACGACATACACCTGGAAGTTCACGGTATGCGCCGGAGCACCGAAAAAGCCGATTCCCGCTTCCCGCCAGGTCGTGGGAATGACGTTGCGGTGATAATTGGGCCGTTCGACGCCGTGAAAGGTGTTCGGCTCGTGATACAGGTTGATAATGCCCACAGGTGCCAGCATGATTCCGGCACGGAAGCCGTAGCGTTCCCAGGGACGCAGTTCGAGATATGCCTGCTCGATGGCAAGCTCTCCGGGAGCGTCCTCTTCAGCAGCGACGAAGGTATGTTCGAGCTCCGTCTCGGATGCAAAGGAGATCCAGTCGTTGAACTGATGATCGAGATAGATCACGAAACGGTGAAAGTCGAGTCGTCCCCCGGCGCTCCCCTCAGGCTCGTTGTAGTGCAGTTCACCGTAGCCGCCGACCGTGGTACCGCTCTCCTGTGCCGTGGCAACGGCAGCCAGGGCGAGGAAAAAACTTAATGTTGCAATGGTAGAAAAGGTCTTCATGGATACTCCATTTCAGCAATTCAGCTTACTTAGATTTGGTATAAATAAAAATAGAAGCTGCAGGGAGAATAAACAACCCTTGCAGCACTTTTTTTATATGAGGCGGGCGCGTATGAATGCCATTGTCTGTTGTCGGCATTGGCGCTATTATGGGAAATAGCCTTTTCCCCGATTTTCGCGGAGCATTCATGAAATCGTTTCTTACCCTTTTCCTTTTCATTTTCCTTCTCCCCGCGCTGCTGCCTGCGCAGCATGTCGAGGCGTCATCGTCATCGCAGCAGCGTTTCGATGATAGCGACGCACCTGCCGCAATGATGCAGCAGGTACATGAAGTCGAAATGCGTCGACATGCCCTGCTCGCGAAGCGCAGCAGTTTCGTACCGGCCGCATCGGAAGATTATGACGTCACATATTACCGGCTCGACGTCACCTTCCCGAGCGATCCCACGCTTTCGTTTTCCGGCAATGTGCGCATGGAATTCCGCAGCCTGGCTGATGCGCTCGGCGAGGTCGTGCTGAATTTCGGCAACCTCGGCGATATCGACAGCGTGCTCGTCGGCGGGAGCCGCCTCGATGCCGCTTCCATCTCTCATGCCGGCGACGTTCTCACACTCACCCTTCCCTCCGAGCTGCAGATGGACGAAGCGGCTGCGGTGACCATGTATTACTCGCATCCTTACGGAGGCAGCGCGGTGATGGTGACCAATGTGCAGAACGTGGATCTCGGGAAATCCATCCTCAGCATTGCGTCGCAGGCCGAGCCGTATGACGCGCGCAACTGGTGGCCGTGCAAGGACGATCCGGCCGACAAGGCAGATTCCGTCGACATTCTCCTCACCGTGGACGAACCGATGTATCCCGTCAGCAACGGCGTCGTGCTCTCGGATGTGAGCAACGGTGATGGTACGCGTACCGTGCACTGGAAAACCCGCTATCCCATCGTGACGTATCTCGTTTCCGTCGCCGCGGCGGAATACAACTACCGCGCCCTGAGCTTCGATTACCAGGGAGAAAGCATGCCGGTGGGCAGCTGGTGGTACGGTATGCCCGGTACCACGATGAAGAGTTTCGAGCAGGATATGCTTGACGGACTGCAGGTTTTCTCTGATCTCTTCATTCCGTACCCGTACATGGAAGAGAAATACGGCATGGCGGAATACGAATGGGGCGGCGCGATGGAACATCAGACCGTCTCGTCCATGGGCTTCTATTCCACCGACGTCGTGGTGCACGAGCTGATGCATCAGTGGTTCGGCGACAAGGTCACCTGCGCCACCTTCGAGCATATCTGGCTCAATGAAGGCTGGGCGACCTACGGCGAGGCGCTGTTCCATGAAGCACGCGGCGGACTGAAAGCACTGAAGGGGAACATGGCTGGGAAGATGTATTTTGGTCCCGGGACCATTTTCGTCGACAACCCGGAGCAGCAGCCGTTCTCCCGTCTCTTCAGCGGCAACCTTACATACAATAAGGCGTCATGGGTCGTTCATATGCTGCGCCATGTGGTCGGCGACGAGGCCTTTTTTGCCGCTACGAAAAAATATCTCGGTGGACTCGCGAGAGACAATTACCGCAGCGTAAGGACCGCTGAGTTTCAGCAATACTACGAGGACGAATCCGGGATGGACCTCGACTGGTTTTTCCAGCAGTGGATCTACGGGGAATACTATCCCACCTACGATTTCACCTGGGATGTCGCGAATCAGGGAGGCAGCTACACGGTGGATGTCAATATCGAGCAGCTTTATCTCAGCGAACGCCAGCTTTTCACCATGCCCATCGACATATACGTGCGCTTTTCCGACGGTAGCGACAGCACCGTGTTAGTGACGAACAATATGGCGATGCAATCCTATTCGTTCACCTTTGAGAGGGATGTCGATTTCCTCCAGCTCGACCCGGACGGCTGGATACACAAACAGGTAATTGAGAAAATGGACAGCCCAACGTTCGACCGGGGCGTCCTTGTGGTCAATGGTGTGGACTGGGACGTGGAAGCATACACCGCCGACCTCAAATCTGCGTTCGTTGATTCTGTGTTCAGCGGTGGACAGCCCTATACGTTCTGGGATCTCTTCCCGGACCCGGCCGTGGGCTACCCCCCCAGCGTCCCGCAGCCCGTAGGTGACGGATACGTCCCGGCGCATGTGCTCGAGCGATACTGTACCGTCGTTTGGATTGGTAACGCATACAACGGCGACGAGAATATCTGGTTCAATACCTCCATTATGAATTACCTCCGGGCAGGTGGCAACGTCATTCTCGTCACACGTATCGGACAGGAATTCATCACCGAGGACATGCGAGATCTGCTCGGCATCAACTGGGAAGCCTTCTATAGCACCGCAGCGAACTGTCAGGCGAAGATCCCCTCCCTGTTCAGCATGGACTTCAATGGTGCCCAGAACCTGCTCCACCTTTTCAACGCTACGCTCACTCGTGAGGAAAACGAGCTGCTGTTCACCGAGACACAGTCCTTCTCGACCGAGCGCGGGATCGGTGTCTGGGGTAAACCGATGATGACGGAACAGGGACTGAGCGGACACATGATGTACATCGGCCTGCGTCCCTACCGTATCAACAACGAGCAGTTCAAACTGAACATGGAAACACTGCTTGCGCAGCTGCCCTGCAACCCGGTGACCTCGGTGCGGGAAACCGCTCCCGTAAGCAACAACATGACGCTCGAGCAGAATTATCCGAATCCCGTCCCGGCCGGAGGAAGTGCGCTGTTCCGCTACAGCCTGGCGCGTCCCGCCACCGCATCGGTTGCACTGCGCGTCTATGACATGCTGGGACGACTGGTGCGCGAACGCGAGGTCCCTTCGGCCACTGCCGGACTGCACAGCGTTTCGCTGTCGACTGCCGGACTCCCTGCGGGTGTCTACACCTGCAGCCTCGAAGCCGCCAGCAGCAGTGTCTCCCGC
Encoded here:
- a CDS encoding DedA family protein, producing the protein MYDWVESFAHKPGALWALFIIAFMESSFFPVPPDVLLIALAVSMPKRSMRFAAITTLGSVLGGMFGYYIGWELMEVVGRPIIDFYNAQAYWLRVEEAYRGPIGVWFLVGAAFTPIPYKVATIAAGATLMPFGSFLIASALGRAARFFLVAGLIWKFGPTFKVYIEKYFDKLAIAFVALLILGFVAVKYIF
- a CDS encoding RNA methyltransferase gives rise to the protein MRKLRHEEISRTALEDISGKPRHPLVVVVDNVRSLYNVGSIFRSCDGALVEKLYLCGFTPFPPRKEISKTALSATESVPWQHVYDITEVLEHLHAEGYRIAALEHTTGSLSCFDLQADQFPLAVVVGNEITGISDEALEHCDIALEIPMFGVKQSLNVAVATGILCFECVRVLRSNP
- a CDS encoding methyltransferase domain-containing protein, which gives rise to MGDINAPGYWDAAYREERDGWDMGTPTPVFADLLTRLDMDFRSLGALHFAQLGHPPRVLIPCSGRGYDALLFAGRGWEVTAVDFAAEPLEWLRAEARHAGLPVTVLQEDMFSLAHTHAASYDLIVEYTCVCAIDPARRQEFLEFSHAVLRPGGILMALLFPVDGRPGGPPFSIDVEEFKREAASRFSLAHESTPGTSVKPRLGKERLLIWQKGKD
- a CDS encoding D-alanine--D-alanine ligase is translated as MDKITVAVLFGGRSGEHEVSLVSATSVMQALQPDRYTVLPVGVGKDGRWYCGSDAMAFLKGADVQPPRCMLPPEPGRGVLLVEEDGAWVEQPIDVLFPVLHGSNGEDGTMQGLFELTEIPYVGAGVTASAVAMDKVLQKRLHEAMGIPIVPFVHYRSHEITAGVEEVAKDITARIGLPVFVKPPNLGSSVGISLARDHGALVASLKLAARFDRKVLAEKAVPGAREIEVAVLGNDDPVASIPGEVVPSNEFYDYDAKYVDGASALHIPALLPEGVADTVRRLAVDAYKALDCEGMARVDFLLSRDTGDLYINEINTIPGFTSISMYPKLFAASGIPYETLVERLIDLARRRQAEKKALSRSYTPRKEWHRSDG
- the glnA gene encoding type I glutamate--ammonia ligase encodes the protein MSDTRKEAIGSVFEMIKAQGVTMVDFKFMDFPGQWQHFSVPVHQLEEDSFEEGFGFDGSSLRGFKSIHESDMVIIPDPATAMIDPFIKEPTVSLICDIYEPLTHEKYERCPRNIAQKAEQYLISTGIADAAFFGPEAEFFIFDDVRFSSGENHSFYEVDSVEGRWNSGRDEGPNLGYKPRYKEGYFPVPPTDHFNDLRNEMVRELMNCGLHVETQHHEVASGGQSEIDLRFAPLVKASDELLLFKYIIKNVAYRNGRSVTFMPKPVFADNGSGMHVHMSLWKEGKPLFYGDRYAGLSEMALYFIGGLLKHAPALCAITNPTTNSYKRLVPGFEAPVNLAYSQRNRSASVRIPMYSSSPKSKRVEFRTPDPSTNPYLAFSALLMAGLDGITNRIDPGDPLDKDIYDMKPEELKNVANTPATLEEALMALERDHDFLLRGGVFTESVVETWIDYKMNREAKQLALRPHPYEFSLYYDV
- a CDS encoding Lrp/AsnC family transcriptional regulator produces the protein MLDETDRKIIEAVQKNGRVRRSDLAELVDLSLPAASDRLRKLEERGFITGYTALLDPVKFDKDVTAFVQVHVDTSRHYENFLKHVDEDVEILECHAITGEGTHLLKIRTTNTSTLEQVLSRIQSWKEVQRTRTSVVLSTRKETLNLSVIDSSTQP
- a CDS encoding FMN-binding protein, with amino-acid sequence MRFSDVLICLLLLTGTAIGQSREDLTEYAVSAYGDDVQLERSGQELSSLETAALSKFNGGRHAWTKIAVWRVQQNGQTVGVMMVDNVKGKARPITYLVAFGMDGSIRMMEILTYRESHGGEVQSPLFLKQFEKKSHDDALTVGKDIRNISGATISSRALTRGAHACATYMHYLLKEKRL
- a CDS encoding OprO/OprP family phosphate-selective porin, with the translated sequence MKTFSTIATLSFFLALAAVATAQESGTTVGGYGELHYNEPEGSAGGRLDFHRFVIYLDHQFNDWISFASETELEHTFVAAEEDAPGELAIEQAYLELRPWERYGFRAGIMLAPVGIINLYHEPNTFHGVERPNYHRNVIPTTWREAGIGFFGAPAHTVNFQVYVVSSLKATGFSAGGGLRGGRQQGIESSTRNMAVTGRVEYMPLLGLSLGGSFFAGGADMGNAAFGDAAVTLFAGDVRYAVGNLRLRGEAAFISIADADMINAATESAIGDQINGWYAEAAYNFLPHIADSEQQLFVFGRYEMYNTQAETTGFEAMDIYDRNDVTVGLTWLPSPEVAVKMDYQLFDDARDLDARGQFNAGIGYAFF
- a CDS encoding T9SS type A sorting domain-containing protein; protein product: MKSFLTLFLFIFLLPALLPAQHVEASSSSQQRFDDSDAPAAMMQQVHEVEMRRHALLAKRSSFVPAASEDYDVTYYRLDVTFPSDPTLSFSGNVRMEFRSLADALGEVVLNFGNLGDIDSVLVGGSRLDAASISHAGDVLTLTLPSELQMDEAAAVTMYYSHPYGGSAVMVTNVQNVDLGKSILSIASQAEPYDARNWWPCKDDPADKADSVDILLTVDEPMYPVSNGVVLSDVSNGDGTRTVHWKTRYPIVTYLVSVAAAEYNYRALSFDYQGESMPVGSWWYGMPGTTMKSFEQDMLDGLQVFSDLFIPYPYMEEKYGMAEYEWGGAMEHQTVSSMGFYSTDVVVHELMHQWFGDKVTCATFEHIWLNEGWATYGEALFHEARGGLKALKGNMAGKMYFGPGTIFVDNPEQQPFSRLFSGNLTYNKASWVVHMLRHVVGDEAFFAATKKYLGGLARDNYRSVRTAEFQQYYEDESGMDLDWFFQQWIYGEYYPTYDFTWDVANQGGSYTVDVNIEQLYLSERQLFTMPIDIYVRFSDGSDSTVLVTNNMAMQSYSFTFERDVDFLQLDPDGWIHKQVIEKMDSPTFDRGVLVVNGVDWDVEAYTADLKSAFVDSVFSGGQPYTFWDLFPDPAVGYPPSVPQPVGDGYVPAHVLERYCTVVWIGNAYNGDENIWFNTSIMNYLRAGGNVILVTRIGQEFITEDMRDLLGINWEAFYSTAANCQAKIPSLFSMDFNGAQNLLHLFNATLTREENELLFTETQSFSTERGIGVWGKPMMTEQGLSGHMMYIGLRPYRINNEQFKLNMETLLAQLPCNPVTSVRETAPVSNNMTLEQNYPNPVPAGGSALFRYSLARPATASVALRVYDMLGRLVREREVPSATAGLHSVSLSTAGLPAGVYTCSLEAASSSVSRTMVIIE